The region AACTTGAGTGCGCAGATGCTACCAAACTGGTCGTAGCACAACGTATTGGAACCGTTCGTGATGCAGACAAAATTGTAGTACTAGATGAAGGGGGAATAGTGGGAATTGGTACACATGAACAATTAATGAAAACATGTGAAGTTTATCAACAAATTGCGTACTCACAATTATCGAAGGAGGAGTTAGCATGAGCCATAAAGAAGAATATAAATTAGGGCAATCTAATCGTAGAAAACAAATGGGACCACCAGGACCAGGTATGGGCGGCGCTGGTGAGAAAGCCAAAGACTTTAAAACAACATGGGTAAAGTTACTTAAGTATTGTAAAAAATATTGGGCAGTTATGGTAATTGCGTTAAGTTGCGTAGTGATGGGTACTGTATTAACGTTAATTGGTCCTGACAAATTATCAGAACTTACTGATTTGATTACAAAGGGAATTGTTACTGGAATCGATTTAGATGGTGTTGCTAGAATTGGTTGGACATTGGTAATATTTTATGGACTTAGTTTTCTGCTGTCATTAATACAAGGTGTGGTGATGGCTACGATTACACAAAATGTATCGAAACAGTTACGTGGAGATATTTCTGCTAAGATTAATCGTTTGCCGATGTGGTTTTATAATAAGACAACAACAGGAGATGTACTTTCTCGTGTGACGAATGACGTAGATACCATTGGGCAATCTCTAAATCAAAGTGTGGGGACATTAGTTTCTGCTATTACTTTATTAGTTGGATCTTTGATTATGATGTTAAAGACAAATGTATTTATGACAATTACAGCGATTGTTGCAACTTGTATTGGATTTGTATTGATGATGCTTATCATGGGAAAATCACAAAAATACTTTGTACGTCAGCAACAGCATCTAGGTGAAATCAATGGACATATTGAAGAAATTTATGATGGGCATACCATTGTAAAAGCTTATAATGGTGAAGCCAAAGCACGAGAGAAATTTGTTTATTTAAATAATGAACTTCGAGAAAGTAATTTTATGTCTCAATGTTTATCAGGGTTAATGATGCCTCTGATGTCGTTTATTGGTAACTTCGGTTATGTCGCAGTTTGTGTAGTTGGTGCCGTTCTTGTAATGAATAACACGATTTCCTTTGGAGTAATCGTGGCTTTTATATTATATGTAAGATATTTTACACAACCATTAAGTCAGCTTGCACAAGCTGCCCAGTCTTTGCAATCGGCTGCAGCAGCAGGAGAACGTGTGTTTGAATTCCTTGAAGCGGAAGAAATGGAAGATGAGTTGGCAAAGACAAGAAAGCTTGAAAATGTGCAAGGTAAGGTTGATTTTGAACATGTAAATTTTGGCTATGAAGGTTCTGATAAAGCAATCATTAATGATTTCTCGGTTTCCACCAAGCCAGGTCAAAAAGTTGCAATTGTTGGCCCAACTGGAGCAGGGAAAACTACCATTGTAAATCTTTTAATGCGTTTCCATGAAATACAAAGTGGAACTATTAAGATTGATAATATTCCTGTTCATCAGTTACGACGTGAAGATGTTCATGAACAATTTTGCATGGTACTTCAAGATACGTGGATTTTTGAAGGAACGGTCCGTGAAAATCTAGTATATAGTACAGAAAATGTTTCTGAGCAAACGTTAGAAGAGGCATGTAAAGCAGTTGGCTTGCATCATTTTATACGTACGCTTCCACATGGATATGATACGATGTTAAATGATCAATTGAGTCTATCGGCAGGACAAAAACAGCAGCTTACAATAGCGAGAGCCATGATTGCAGACCGACCAATGTTAATTCTTGATGAAGCTACAAGTTCTGTAGATACTCGTACTGAGTTAATCATTCAAAATGCTATGGATGAGTTAATGAAAGGACGTACTTCATTTATTATTGCTCATAGGCTATCAACTATTAAAAATGCGGATTTGATTCTTGTTATGAAAGATGGTGATATCATAGAGAGCGGAAACCATAACGAATTAATGAAACAAGGCGGATTCTATGCAGACCTATATAATAGTCAATTCGATGCGGCGTAATAAAATAATAAATAATTATATGATGCACTCATTTAAGTTAATGAGTGCATTTTGCTGTTGTAATATGTATTTTCTTTGTAGTTTTATATTTTTTGGTATATACTGGAGGAGAATAATAGGATTATGTAGTGTTTTAAAGATGAAAATACTCTTTCCTATTAGCAATCAAGGTCAAGAAATAGAATTCCTTATGAGATATACTTATGTCATTGGGAGGTGAGAAAATGGATGAGACTGAAACTATTATGTCGGTACAACGCATGCAAGAATATATTGATGTAAATATTTTAAGAAAAATCACAATAAAAGAATTAGCTGTTGCAGCAGGATATTCACCATGGCATGCTGCAAGACTGTTCAAAGAAGTTACCGGTAAGGCACCATTTGAGTACATTCGTGCATTAAGACTTACTAAAGCGGCATTAATACAACGTGATAGTAATGAAAAAATAATAGATGTAGCGATGGATTTTGTGTTTGATTCTCACGAGGGATTTACGAGAGCTTTCTCAAAGCAATTTGGTATGACACCAAGCAAATATAGTCAATACACACCGCCAATAAAATTGTTTATGCCTCAGAAAGTTTTCGATACCTACCGAGCATTTCATAAAGGAGGAAAAATGATGAGTGAAGCAAATATTACTAAATCTATATTTGTTCAGGTGATTGAGCGTCCTTCACGAAAGGTTTTGCTAAAGAGAGGAAAAAATGCAATCGACTATTTTGAATACTGTGAGGAGGTAGGTTGTGATGTGTGGGCAGTTCTTTCAAGTGTAAAAGAAGCGATGTATGAGCCAATTGGAATGTGGCTTCCAAGGCATCTTAAGGGCACCAGAAGATGCACCAAGATTTCAGCTTGCACCAATGGGATACAGAGGGTATATTGAAGCACGTCCTGTTAAAGCAATAAGCTAAATATTTAATACAAAAGTTGTCTTATGCTTTGGCTTACTTGTCCGCCAAGGAAGGGATTGCGGCCATTCCGGTGATGAATTGGGAAAAGTATTCTTCCAAAACCGGAAGGCCAATCGGCAGACCAAAATACTATATTTAAGTATACGTCTTTGTTATTAGTTTCCATAGAGTATCTATCAGTACATCGATCTCTCTGTAGGTATTATAAAAAGCTAATGAAATTCTGGCTGTGCTTTCTACGCCAAATCTTCTTAAAATTGGTAAAGAACAATGATGGCCTGTACGGACTGCAATCCCTTCTTTATCCAACATCTGTCCGATGGATTCTGTGGCAATACCGTTTAGTGTAAAAGAGATGACTCCAGCTTTTTCTGAGGCTGTTCCTATGACAGACAGTCCGGGAATATTACGTAAGGCATCAGAAGTATACGACAAAAGACTATGCTCATATTTAGCAATATGATCCATTCCTATATGCTGCAGATAATCCACGGCAGCACCTAGTCCCACAGCGCCTGCTATATCGCCTGTACCCGCTTCAAATCTTTGGGGTGTCAGTTGATAAGTAGTTTTTTCGAATGTTACATTGTCAATCATATTTCCGCCGCCTTGATAGGGCGACATTTCATTTAACGTATCCTTTTTACCATATAATATGCCGATGCCTGTGGGTCCAAATAGCTTATGACCTGAAAAGACAAGAAAATCACAGTCTAAATCATTAACATCCACTTTAAAATGAGGTACTGCCTGAGCAGCGTCGACCAAAACTTTTGCTCCATATTGA is a window of Lachnoclostridium phytofermentans ISDg DNA encoding:
- a CDS encoding ABC transporter ATP-binding protein, with translation MSHKEEYKLGQSNRRKQMGPPGPGMGGAGEKAKDFKTTWVKLLKYCKKYWAVMVIALSCVVMGTVLTLIGPDKLSELTDLITKGIVTGIDLDGVARIGWTLVIFYGLSFLLSLIQGVVMATITQNVSKQLRGDISAKINRLPMWFYNKTTTGDVLSRVTNDVDTIGQSLNQSVGTLVSAITLLVGSLIMMLKTNVFMTITAIVATCIGFVLMMLIMGKSQKYFVRQQQHLGEINGHIEEIYDGHTIVKAYNGEAKAREKFVYLNNELRESNFMSQCLSGLMMPLMSFIGNFGYVAVCVVGAVLVMNNTISFGVIVAFILYVRYFTQPLSQLAQAAQSLQSAAAAGERVFEFLEAEEMEDELAKTRKLENVQGKVDFEHVNFGYEGSDKAIINDFSVSTKPGQKVAIVGPTGAGKTTIVNLLMRFHEIQSGTIKIDNIPVHQLRREDVHEQFCMVLQDTWIFEGTVRENLVYSTENVSEQTLEEACKAVGLHHFIRTLPHGYDTMLNDQLSLSAGQKQQLTIARAMIADRPMLILDEATSSVDTRTELIIQNAMDELMKGRTSFIIAHRLSTIKNADLILVMKDGDIIESGNHNELMKQGGFYADLYNSQFDAA
- a CDS encoding helix-turn-helix domain-containing protein, giving the protein MDETETIMSVQRMQEYIDVNILRKITIKELAVAAGYSPWHAARLFKEVTGKAPFEYIRALRLTKAALIQRDSNEKIIDVAMDFVFDSHEGFTRAFSKQFGMTPSKYSQYTPPIKLFMPQKVFDTYRAFHKGGKMMSEANITKSIFVQVIERPSRKVLLKRGKNAIDYFEYCEEVGCDVWAVLSSVKEAMYEPIGMWLPRHLKGTRRCTKISACTNGIQRVY